In Candidatus Fusobacterium pullicola, the sequence AATAAATAATCCACTAGCAGTAGTAATAAGAGCTTCTGATATCCCACCAGCGACGATAGTAGGGTCTCCAGCTCCAAATGTAGCTAGATTTTTAAAAGCTTTTATCATACCAGTAACTGTCCCTAGCAATCCAACCATAGTAGCAGTGTTACCAATAAGTCCTAATAGATGTAATCTTTTTTCAAGAGCACTAATCTCATCGAAAGCAATCTCTTTTAAAAGTTGATCATAGTAGTGGAAATCTCTATTTTTTTCACAACGACTTAAAAATCCTTTAACTACATATCCAACAGAGTTTTTTTCTTTATCACATATAGAGATAGCTTTGTCAATATCTCCATTTTGAACTTCTCTAATTACATCTCTTTCAAAGTTTTTATTATGGTTTCTCTCTCTTTTGAAAAAGAAAAAGGCTCTATCTAAGATAATAGTTAAAGCAGTAATAGACATCAGTAAAAGAAGCCACATTAATGGACCTCCAGCATTCATATAGTACATCATAATAAGTTATCCTCCTTAAAATCTCTTATATCTAAAATTTAGTTTTACAAAATAATTTTAAAAAAATTAGGATACTTATTTTATAAGTATCCTAAAAGATAATACTATTATTTTACAAAAAAGTCAAGTTCAAAAAATTTTTTGATTATATATTTTGCTAAACAAACTAAAATAGATATCCTAAATATAGTTCAAACAGAGGAGAAGAGGTATCTATATTATTTGAAACCATAAATGACATAGGACCTAAGAAGGTATCCCAACCAATTCCTCCACCATATCCGTACTCTTTATCTTTCCAAAGTTCTGTTTTTCTTTGAAAAGATAGGTCCGCATTAGAATAGGTTAAAATATTATAAGTAGCTAATAGGTAGAGTGTATTTGTAAGATTATATTTCATACCAATAGATCCAATATAAAACTCATCACTATATCTTCCCATAATTGGTAATCCGGTGAAAGAGTAACTTATTTCAGAGTTTTTACTTCCCCCTATTCTAAAGAGTTTTGTATTTTCAAGAGAGTCACTTGAAATTTTTCCTAAGCTTCCACCTAAAGATAGAGAGAATTTGTTTGTCATAGGAAAATTAAATGAGAAAACTCCAGAAAAACCGTTATAGTTACTTTCTTTCTTAATCTCTTCACTTGTAAAAGCTTGGATCAGGAAGGTACTTCCGCTAGAAGGAAAAGCCTTATTATCTAAGGTATCAAAATAGATAAAAGGTTTTAAATATGCAAACTGATTATTTCCTTTAAAATCTGAGTAGCTTTGATCCCCTTCATAATATCTAGTAGAGTAATTTTCATATCCTAATTTAAGTCCCATTGCTGTACTATTAGAAAATGTACTACCTAAAGTAAATTCAGTAGTAAAGATTTCATTCTTATAAGTAGATACTTTATCTCCATCTTTGAATATAAAAAGAGGAAAGTTTTTATACCCAATATCAAAAGAGCCTAAAATCTTAAAATCTCCTATTTCGTAGAAATAAACATTATTTAAAAATACTTTTGGATATTTTGAAAGTTCTGCAGTAAGAGTATAGTTTTGTGTCCAAACACCAAAGTTTGGAATAGTTGTAGCTATTTTTACAGAGGCACCATATTCAGAAATATAGTTTAGAGAGGTTCCAATGTTGATGCTATCCTTCTCTTTTATAGTAAAAAGAATATTTTCACCATCTACCTCATAGTAAACCTTTTCTACATAGGGAATAGAGTATATTTTTTTAGTCCAAAGTTCTAAATCCTCTTTTGTATAAGTTTTATTGCTGACATTTGGTGAGAGATTTTTTACTTTTCTCTCTGTCAAAATTGAGTTTCCAGAAAGAGTTACTTCTGATATTTTAAATTTTTTCTCTTTTAAAGCTCTCTCCTTTTGATTTTCAAACTCTTTATCAAAAGTTAGATTTTTAAGAAGATAATCAAATTGATGAGTAGCAATAATTCCCTCATCGACTAAAGAGGAAAGGTTAGAAAAATCAATCGTATTATGCTCTTTTACATTTGGTACTATTAAAATATCAGCTATTTTCTTTTGAAATTCAGTATTTTTGGTACCATTATAAGTAGATATTTTATCAAGTACAGCTATAACACTGGAATTACTTCCAATTTTAGAAGAGTCTGCTCCAATATCTACGGCAATAACTATATCTGCTCCCATATCTAAAGCGACATCAACAGGAAGATTACTTGTTACTCCTCCATCAACATAGTAATTTTCACCATCTTGGACTGGTTCTAAAAAACTTGGAATGGCCATACTTTTAAAAGTAGCAAGGGCAAGATCACCACTACCTACTACAACCTCTTCACCACTATTTAAATTAGTTGTAATAGCTCTATAGGGAATAGGAAATTCATCAAAGTTTTTAATTTTTTCAGCCCGACTAAATATACTTTTTAGTTGTAGGTATATGTACTCACCATTTAAAAATCCCATAGGAAGGGATAGATTCATATCTTTATCAATACTTACCTTAAATGGATATTTTTCATTTATAAATTTATCTTCAATATTTCTTAAATTTCTATCTTTGTTATTATTCATCAATGAGAAAAAATTCATATCTAGTATAGTTTTTTCGATTTCCTCTGGAGAGTAACCTATGGAATACATAGCTCCAATAATACTTCCAGCACTTGTACCAACAACAAAGTCTATAGGAATTTTATACTCCTCTAATACTTTTAGAACTCCAATATGAGCAGCTCCCTTTGCACCACCACCACTTAAAACAAGAGCAATCTTTGGACGTGTATTAGATTTGCCAGTAGTAATTTCTTCTGAATTAATTTTTGATATTTTTTCTTTTAAATTTTCTAAAGCATATTTTTTCTCCATAAGAATTTCAATCTCTTTATCTATTGCAGATATTCGTTCATTTTTACTTTGATATCCATCTGCAAAAATAGAGATAGAGATAAAAAGAAAAAATAATAGTTTATACAACATATAACCTCCTAAAATATATAGCTAAATAATAATAAATATGTTAACATTATATCATGAAAAGGAGGAGCTAAATAATTTTAATTTAAGAAAAATATCTAAAAAGGAGAGGGATATGAGATTGAAAAGTTTGATAATACTTTTTTCTATACTTGTATTAGGGTGTAGTAATAATCAAGTAAAAGAAGAAAAACTCGTTACAATACAAGAGGAAAGAGAGTATTTGAAAAAGTATGGAGAAACACTTTCATTAGAAGAGATCTTAGAAATAGCGAAAGAGAGAAATCTAGATCTAAGAATAAAGGGGTTAGAAAGAGAGATAGCCACTTTGGACAAAAAAATAGCTTTTGGAAACTTTTTACCTACTATTACTTTAGGAGGAAGTTATACAAGATTAAATGACGAAATCGACATTGAGATGGATCTTAATATGCCAACACTTCCAATTCCAGGGTTATCCTTACCGTCAAGTCTTCAAACTAAGCTGATAGATAAAAGTTTTTATACAACTGGTGTAGCTGCTCAGATACCAATATTTGTGCCATCTACTTGGTATCTATATAGTGCTATGAAAAAAGGAGAAAATATCAGCCAGTTAGCAGAGAGCTTAGCCAATAAGATGTTACAACTTCAAGTTATGAGTGAATATTTTTATATACTAGCTTTAGAATCTGAGAGTGAAACACTTAATAATAGTTTAAAGTCTACCTTGGAATTGGAGAAAAAGGTGGAGACATCTTTAAAGGTTGATGGGGTATTGGAGTGGGAACTTCAAAAGGTACAGGCCTTTGTAGAAAGTCAAAGGATAGCTTTAAATAAGAATCAAAGGGATTTAAGAATAGCAAAGATGGCTCTTAAAAGAACTCTTAATTTAAATTTACAAGAGGATATAGAGATTGAGAAAATAGAAGTAGATGAGGTATCACTGCCACCATTAGAGGATTGTGTATATAAAGCTCTCAATGGAAATGAGATTTTACAAATAACAGAAAAGGGAAAAGAGATAAGTGAGGATTTAAAGAAGATAGCTATTACCAATTTTTTACCTAAGATAGTACTAGGAGGAGGTTATATTAATAATAGTAACCAAACTCTTGTAGATCCAGATTTTTTATATGGAAACGTAACTGGAGTAATAAGTATTTTCAATGGATTTAAAAATATAAATGAGTATAAGAAAGCTGTGAGAAGAGAGAAAATTGGAGAATTAACTTTAGAGAAACAGTTTATGACTACTGTATTAGAAGTGACAAAAGCCTATGAAAATGTAAAAACTTCAGGTGAGTTATTGAGAATGGCAAAATTAAATTATGAAGCTGAAAAGGGAAAATTAAATCAAAGAAAAGTGGAGAGAAAAGTAGAGATGATAGGAGATGAAGAGTACTATCAAGCTCTAGCTGAGTATAATGAAGCTTTGAGTTTAAAAGAAAAGGCACAGTATCAGTATGAGATGGCTCTAGGAGCTTTGAGTATAGCTATGGGTGAATCACCATTTAGAGGAGGAAACTAGGAATATGAAATTTAAAGTAATAGTAACTATTTTAGCAGTTATGATGTTAGGATGTGAAAAAGAGAGTAAGGAGATGATTAGACCTGTTCAAACAGCAGAAGTAATATCTCTTCCACAAAAGTTAAGTTTAGAGTATCCGGCTATTGTAATATCAGAACATGAAACATTGCTAGCCTTTAGGGTTGCAGGAGCTATTGAAAAAATGGAGGTAGAAGTTGGAAGCTTCGTTAAAAAAGGTGATGTGATAGCTCAAATGGATAGAAGGGATTATGAGGTTCAATTAAAAGCCTTTGAAAGTAAGAGTAAGGTAGCAAAAAATGCCTATGAATCAGCTAAGGCTGTGGCTGAAAATGCTAAAAAACAGTATCAAAGGGTAGAGGTTTTATATAAAGAAAAAGCAATTCCAAAGAAGAGTTATGATGAAGCTCTGGCAGGAGTAAAGGCAGCAAGTGCTGGAGAGCTAGCTATGTTATCTCAATATCAAGAAGCTTTACAGGGAGTAGAGAATTGTAAAAATCAATTAAAAGATACAGAGTTAAGAGCTCCTTATGATGGATATATTAGTAAAAAATTTATGGGAGAGGGTGGAGTTGTAGGGGCTGGAATACCAGTTGTGGCAATCTCCTCTGAAAATAGTAAGCAAGTGAGAATAAATGTATCTGAAAGAGATATAAAGGGAATTGAAAGTGGAACGGGAGAGTTTATTTTTAATGGTAAGCACTATAAATTAAGTATAGCAGAGATAGGAAAAGTAAAGGGTATTGGAAAAATGACTTACCCAGTAACATTTAATTTTTTAGAGAAAAATAATGGACTTTTAATAGATACAGTTGGAATGGTAAAACTTGAAAGTGATACTCAAGGAAGAAATGAGGTAACTATACCAGTAGAAGCGATCTTTGAAAGAGATGGAAAAAGTAGGGTATGGGTATATTCAAATGGTAAGGTAACAAGTAAAGAGGTGGAGATGATAGCTCCATATGATAATGGAAAGATAATTGTATCCGGAGTAGAGGTTGGAGATAAGGTTGTGACTAGAGGGGTACATGAGTTAAGTGAGGAGCAAAAAGTAAATGAGTTACCACCATTTACTGACACAAATATTGGACAAGTATTATAGGGGGAGAATATGAAATTTATAGATTACTCAATAAAAAATACAGTAGTTGTAAGATTCTTAGTTTTCCTCTTAGTGATAGGAGGAATATTTTCCTACAACAGATTAGGTAAATTAGAGGATCCAGAATTTAAGATAAAGGAAGCTCTAGTAATAACACTATATCCAGAGGCAGATGCACATACTGTAGAGTTACAGGTAACAGATAAGATAGAGGAGGCAGTAAATAAACTTCCAAATATAGATTATATTCAATCTGTATCTAAGCCGGGATATTCTGAAGTTAAGATAAAACTAGATGAGGGGTTATCAGCAAAAGAGGTAGATCAATATTGGGATAATTTAAGGAAGAAGGTAAATGATGCCAAGTTATCACTTCCATTGGGAACAATATCCCCTATTGTTTTAGATGATTATGGTTCTGTCTATGGAATGTTTTTAGCTGTAACTAGTGATGGCTATACACACTCAGAACTACAAAAGTATACAGAATATATTACTAAAGAGTTGAACTCTTTATCAGGTATCAATCAAGTAGCTATTTTTGGAAAAACAAGTGATGCTATAAATGTGATAATAGATAGAGAGAAGATTAGTTCAATGGGACTAAATACTAAGATAATAGCTACTACTCTACTTAGTGAAAACTTAATCTCTGGTGGTGGAGTAATTGATTATGGAGATTTGAGAGTACCAATAAGGTTTAATAATGATATAAAGAATTTAGATGATTTAGGAGAATTAATAGTTTTTTCAAAAAAATTTCCTGATGGTAGCAATCAAATAGTAAGACTAAAAGATATAGCAACATTAGAAGAGGGGTATGTAGAGCCAATTAGTCAAAAAATGTATTTTAATAATAAGATGGCTATGGGAATATCATTATCTCCAGAGAAGGGAACAAATGTTGTAAAAACTGGTGAGAAGATAGATAAAAAAATAGAAGAGATCAAAGAGAAATTACCAGTTGGGATAAACGTAGAGAAAGTGTATTATCAACCAGAATTGGTAACAACAGCAATTAATAACTTTGTAGTAAATCTTATTCTATCAGTTGTTACAGTGGTTGGAGTTTTACTTTTTACTATGGGAATGAGAAGTGGATTGATAATAGGAAGTGGATTAGTACTATCTATTCTAGGAACTCTAGTATTTATGTATGGTATGAATATAGATATGCAGAGAGTTTCATTGGGTTCATTTATTATAGCTATGGGAATGTTAGTAGATAACTCGATTGTTATAGTTGATGGAGTACTTGTAAGAAGAAGTAAGGGAATGGGTATGGAGGAAGCGTTGAAGGAGTCAACTTATAAGCCAGCTATTCCACTACTTGGAGCAACTCTTATAGCGGCAATTGCATTTTTACCAGGAGCAACTATGCCAACATATGTGGGTGAGTATGTAAGCTCATCTTTCTGGGTTATTGGTATATCATTACTACTAAGTTGGGTACTATGTCTTACTCAGACTCCTGTATACTGTAAGCTTTATCTTGAAGGAGGAAAGGTTACAACAGAGAGTGAGAGAGAGAAGAAATTTTATAAAAAGGCTAAAAGTTTTCTGATTTTACTTTTGAATAAAAGAAAGTTAGTGTTATCAATACTTTTAGGTGTTTTTATAGGAAGCTGTTTACTATTTATAGCTATTCCTAAAACTTTCTTCCCTGACTCAGATAAGAGAGGATTTACTATAAATATGTGGGCACCTGAGGGAAGTAAAATAGAGGTAATAGAGGAAGCTAGTGAGAAATTAAGAGATTATCTTTTACAAGATGAGGAAGTAGTTAATATAACTAGTACTATAGGGGCTTCACCATCTAGATACTATACAGCAACTATACCAGAGATGCCAAATACATCTTTTGCTCAACTTATACTAAACGTAAAAAAGGTAAAAGATGTAGAGAGAGTAGGAGCAAAGGCAGTAGAGTTTGCAAATAAAAATATAGCTGGAGTAACAGTAAGTGTGAAGAAATATCCGAATGGAGTACCAGCACAATA encodes:
- a CDS encoding TolC family protein, whose translation is MRLKSLIILFSILVLGCSNNQVKEEKLVTIQEEREYLKKYGETLSLEEILEIAKERNLDLRIKGLEREIATLDKKIAFGNFLPTITLGGSYTRLNDEIDIEMDLNMPTLPIPGLSLPSSLQTKLIDKSFYTTGVAAQIPIFVPSTWYLYSAMKKGENISQLAESLANKMLQLQVMSEYFYILALESESETLNNSLKSTLELEKKVETSLKVDGVLEWELQKVQAFVESQRIALNKNQRDLRIAKMALKRTLNLNLQEDIEIEKIEVDEVSLPPLEDCVYKALNGNEILQITEKGKEISEDLKKIAITNFLPKIVLGGGYINNSNQTLVDPDFLYGNVTGVISIFNGFKNINEYKKAVRREKIGELTLEKQFMTTVLEVTKAYENVKTSGELLRMAKLNYEAEKGKLNQRKVERKVEMIGDEEYYQALAEYNEALSLKEKAQYQYEMALGALSIAMGESPFRGGN
- a CDS encoding patatin-like phospholipase family protein, whose translation is MLYKLLFFLFISISIFADGYQSKNERISAIDKEIEILMEKKYALENLKEKISKINSEEITTGKSNTRPKIALVLSGGGAKGAAHIGVLKVLEEYKIPIDFVVGTSAGSIIGAMYSIGYSPEEIEKTILDMNFFSLMNNNKDRNLRNIEDKFINEKYPFKVSIDKDMNLSLPMGFLNGEYIYLQLKSIFSRAEKIKNFDEFPIPYRAITTNLNSGEEVVVGSGDLALATFKSMAIPSFLEPVQDGENYYVDGGVTSNLPVDVALDMGADIVIAVDIGADSSKIGSNSSVIAVLDKISTYNGTKNTEFQKKIADILIVPNVKEHNTIDFSNLSSLVDEGIIATHQFDYLLKNLTFDKEFENQKERALKEKKFKISEVTLSGNSILTERKVKNLSPNVSNKTYTKEDLELWTKKIYSIPYVEKVYYEVDGENILFTIKEKDSINIGTSLNYISEYGASVKIATTIPNFGVWTQNYTLTAELSKYPKVFLNNVYFYEIGDFKILGSFDIGYKNFPLFIFKDGDKVSTYKNEIFTTEFTLGSTFSNSTAMGLKLGYENYSTRYYEGDQSYSDFKGNNQFAYLKPFIYFDTLDNKAFPSSGSTFLIQAFTSEEIKKESNYNGFSGVFSFNFPMTNKFSLSLGGSLGKISSDSLENTKLFRIGGSKNSEISYSFTGLPIMGRYSDEFYIGSIGMKYNLTNTLYLLATYNILTYSNADLSFQRKTELWKDKEYGYGGGIGWDTFLGPMSFMVSNNIDTSSPLFELYLGYLF
- a CDS encoding efflux RND transporter periplasmic adaptor subunit, which codes for MKFKVIVTILAVMMLGCEKESKEMIRPVQTAEVISLPQKLSLEYPAIVISEHETLLAFRVAGAIEKMEVEVGSFVKKGDVIAQMDRRDYEVQLKAFESKSKVAKNAYESAKAVAENAKKQYQRVEVLYKEKAIPKKSYDEALAGVKAASAGELAMLSQYQEALQGVENCKNQLKDTELRAPYDGYISKKFMGEGGVVGAGIPVVAISSENSKQVRINVSERDIKGIESGTGEFIFNGKHYKLSIAEIGKVKGIGKMTYPVTFNFLEKNNGLLIDTVGMVKLESDTQGRNEVTIPVEAIFERDGKSRVWVYSNGKVTSKEVEMIAPYDNGKIIVSGVEVGDKVVTRGVHELSEEQKVNELPPFTDTNIGQVL
- a CDS encoding efflux RND transporter permease subunit is translated as MKFIDYSIKNTVVVRFLVFLLVIGGIFSYNRLGKLEDPEFKIKEALVITLYPEADAHTVELQVTDKIEEAVNKLPNIDYIQSVSKPGYSEVKIKLDEGLSAKEVDQYWDNLRKKVNDAKLSLPLGTISPIVLDDYGSVYGMFLAVTSDGYTHSELQKYTEYITKELNSLSGINQVAIFGKTSDAINVIIDREKISSMGLNTKIIATTLLSENLISGGGVIDYGDLRVPIRFNNDIKNLDDLGELIVFSKKFPDGSNQIVRLKDIATLEEGYVEPISQKMYFNNKMAMGISLSPEKGTNVVKTGEKIDKKIEEIKEKLPVGINVEKVYYQPELVTTAINNFVVNLILSVVTVVGVLLFTMGMRSGLIIGSGLVLSILGTLVFMYGMNIDMQRVSLGSFIIAMGMLVDNSIVIVDGVLVRRSKGMGMEEALKESTYKPAIPLLGATLIAAIAFLPGATMPTYVGEYVSSSFWVIGISLLLSWVLCLTQTPVYCKLYLEGGKVTTESEREKKFYKKAKSFLILLLNKRKLVLSILLGVFIGSCLLFIAIPKTFFPDSDKRGFTINMWAPEGSKIEVIEEASEKLRDYLLQDEEVVNITSTIGASPSRYYTATIPEMPNTSFAQLILNVKKVKDVERVGAKAVEFANKNIAGVTVSVKKYPNGVPAQYPIEIAFSGPDPQILRDLAQEATEIMKTSPRALNVKNNWRNKLLAWEADYSQVKGRRADISPIDLGTGVMRSGEGMPIGKIKQDSKQVTVLLKERGKEGKNQLTNIEQTPIWGLSLESQPLSAVTNGGKFVFEEGEVWRRDRVRTITVQCDVPVGVAAEDVRKEFKSKIEEIKLPKGYKMFWLGEAHEQEKNNMAIAMATPIPAMLMFIICVLLFGNIKTPILISITLPLAIIGIAPGLFITGKSFGFMSIIGALSLTGMMIKNMIVMMDEINYEMDVLKKDKFLALVDSAVSRIRSVGLAALTTIFGMIPLLWDPLYGDMAATIIFGLFASTMLTLFIFPVIYGTINKIYPKETINE
- a CDS encoding MotA/TolQ/ExbB proton channel family protein, which gives rise to MMYYMNAGGPLMWLLLLMSITALTIILDRAFFFFKRERNHNKNFERDVIREVQNGDIDKAISICDKEKNSVGYVVKGFLSRCEKNRDFHYYDQLLKEIAFDEISALEKRLHLLGLIGNTATMVGLLGTVTGMIKAFKNLATFGAGDPTIVAGGISEALITTASGLFIAIPTVFAYNIFSKKIENAEGDIDKITTIIINIFTGKK